The Pelodiscus sinensis isolate JC-2024 chromosome 6, ASM4963464v1, whole genome shotgun sequence sequence GGTAGTGCAACCCGGGTCCTTTCAGCCTCTGGCGGGAGCTGCGCAAACGGCCTACAAATCCCAGGGTGCCACGCTCTCCATGCCTAGGGGTCGGTTGCCTCTGTAGGGGGCGTTGCATGCTGGGGGGCGTAGTCTGCAAGGAGGAGGCTGTCGGCGCTGCGTTGTAGGACGGAGGTTTAGCGGGTCTGGCCGCTGGTCACTTGGCTGCATGTGAGGCCTTTCTCTGTCCGGTGTCCGAAGCCAGGCGGATCAGTAGTAGCGAGCAGCATCTTCTGATCTCCTGTAGGAAACGAGCGTGAGCGGTCCCAGCCCAGGCTCGGTCCCAGCAGCCTGCATTGGGCGCTGGATCACTCTCTTCACATGAACGTAGGAGGGAACGTTGAGATTTCAGGCGGGTTCTCAGCACTGTAGCTTTCGATACTACAGCATCTGCGGCAGAGCTAGATGAATCGAGGACTTCAGGCTCCAGGGCATTCAGCATGACACCTCAGCGGCTATAAACTTgcttacatttatttaaaatgtatttaaattatatttttctttatcATTAAAAAATCCATACACCCAGTACATTgtgattttttctttttcttttgctagGAATGAgtttaaatattttcaaagaaTGACTATGATGACCACTGCAGAAGGTAATATTTGGGTTTTAGGCTTCTACTTATTAAAAATGTGTTTCTGTGATGTAACTAAATTGAAAATATTAGCAACTTTTCCCTGATTACATTGATTTTATTGCTGTTTTAGTATAAAATAAGTTTACAAGTGTATCTTTTCACCTTCTAGTTACAAAGTTTTTTTACACTGATAACCTCTCTGCTGCACTGAACTATCTGTGTAGCTCACATGCTCTATTCAATTATGTTTTCATAATGGGTTTATTTTAGAATGTAATTTGACCAGCCGAATGAAAGTCTAATAATTTACAAATTACATAGACCTAATTAAGATGTAGAAATCGTTTTTTATCATGTTTTCACCTGTCAATGTAAGTAGAaattgaactatttagtttaCTTCAGACAGTAACTCTTTTTATattctgaaaaaggttttttatTTTCTCTAAATCAAAACATAGAACTTTAaaccaaatgtttaaaaaatctaTATACTAATGGTAGGAATAGTATAACTCTTCAGAATAAATGCAAACTGCAcagattttttatatatatttttagggcttaattttttaaaaaatgttctacttgacattccttctcccccccccccccatccccgctaCTCTGGGGTGTCCTCACTGTCTTGGTTCAGATATGACCTTAAGAAACTTTAGCTCCTTTAGAGTGTGTATGCCAGCAAAATCATATAGACCCATGAGCAATGCCAGCTATCTTATTATTGGGAAACTTTCAACCTTTTTAACTGGATAAACCTCAATATATTGATTTATTAGCATATGTCTTAACTGACCTGCCATAAAATTGTCTAGTGTATGTTATGTATTTTTATATACCCCATTGAAACTGTGTAGAATACCAGCAGCTGCCACACACAGCAGCGCAGAATTAAAGTGGTAGTACCACCACACACACCCCATAATAACCTTGTgagccccacacacacaattccttttttgggtcaggacccctacaattaaaACACCATGAAACTTCAGATTTAAAAAActcaaatacattatttttaaaatcctactaCGGGACCTCACCCCTGCTCGCTACATTCACCAACCCCCCCCTCTTGGAtggggagggcctggggctgaggccacctggccccagctctctccccaccACAAGTAGGGAGGGTCAGAGGCTGCCCTGGACCCGGCTCTTCCCACTTGGCACTGGGGGAGGGCCCAGCCTCAAgacctccccacacagccctggctcTCCTGGGGGCTCCCCCAGCCGCCAGGAGGGGCTGAACCAAggttctttcccttcccccactaccAGGGAGAGTCCGAGGCCACCCTAACCTGgctcttccttcctgcccccggTCACCACGGAGGGCCCAGCCACAAGGCCACCCTAGCTCGTGGGAGTTCTTTgactctcccagccccagatttttgcattcttcccccacccccaaggctGGGGTAAGGtgatgcccagctctgccccaagcCACCAGGGAGGGCGGAGTGTGGGCCAAAGCCCTGCTgtgctctccccccagccaccggGAGATGCTGGGATGGGCTCTTCCTcggccatggggaggggcaggccaggCTTTCCGCCCTCCCCCAGCCATCAGGAGGGACTGGGTCAAGGTCCTTCCCACCACCACCAGGGAAGATCTGAGGCTGCCCTagccccctccccctacccccggTCACTGGGAAGGGTCGAGCTCCAAGGTCGCCTCAGTTCTTGCCCCATCCCAAGGCCCCTtgccccagctctctcctcctGGATGCTGGGGGCAGGCTAGACtctaccttcccccctcccccaatctcacCAAACCTGGCTCTACCCACTTCACATCTCTCCCTGCTCCAGCGGCCAGAGGAATTGGGCAGTGGTGAGCCCGGGTCGCTCCCCCTGGCCCTAAGcaccagggaggcaggaggctgcACGACTACTAGAGCACTAGGGACGAGGCCATACGTCCTGAGAGCCACAAGACTCGCAGCTCCCACACTCCTCCAGCACAGGggagagcagagtggggaggcTGCATGGCTGCAGCTCCTGCAAAGCATAGGGGAAAGGGGAGGCCACGTGGCtgatggcagagggaggggctgtgggacatGGAGTGATGCATGACTTCACTCTGTCATTCTGCAggaaactttcttttatttttatacatatacatatacagagagagagagagagagacccatgaaattgaccaaaatagagCATGAATTTGATAGGACCCTATTCATAAAATTGAAGATGTCATGAATCCTGCCTTATGTTTACCTTGCATCCAAGATTTTAATGTAAACCTTTCTGAACTGTGCactctttattcagcactggtaggCATTCCATTGATGACCCCTCACAGACATCTTCTTTGCAGTGTCCACACTTCCATTGATGACCCCTCACAGACATCTTCTTTGCAGTGTCCACACACAGGTCTTTATTACAGTAGCGGGCCACAAGATCTTCCTGCACTGATGCTGCTCCCCAAATTGCTGCGAGAGCTGCAGCATTTTGTGATGTTTGTGGAGTAGAATCTCTGTAATATCACAAGAATGCTGAAACACTCAAACCCAGGAGTAAATGGGCAAAATCCGGCTCCATGTGTCAGTTGCTCAAAGGAGAACGGTTTACTCTATGAACTTGACACCAGAGCAGGTGAAGGCACACATGTAAATGGAGAAGTCCATATAAGTCAACCTCAGAGTGATGTGGAATAGCCATTGGAGGCATGCAAAAGTGATGTGCAGCTGTTTCATGTACACAAACAACAGACCAAACAAAGTCAATTTGCAGCAGACTTGGTCCACTTTGCAAGAGCATTCCAGAATACAGTAAGTACAGCGTCATTGCATGATGCGTTATCACGTGCATGCTCGTGTTTTAGGTGCCCAGTAACTCAACTTAAACCAGTGCACAACCTCCATGTAGTCAAGTCCTAATTTACTCATTTAGAAGCATCCTAATACCTAATGTTAATCTAATTTGAACATGTAGCTACAATTTTATCTGAGGTTTTAATTCTTGCAAATTTGCCCCAACTATGACAGTGTTCTTGAACAACATCCCTTTTAAAGTTATAATGCTTGACCACAACCCTAAATCACTCCTTCCCTTTCACCTCAGTGCAATAGGTGCACATCTTTGGCATGACATTTATATGCATATTGGTATGTAGCTGTCAATTTTGTTGTTATTGCTGCAAAGAGAAATGAATGGCTTATTAAATTAGATCTCAAAATGAAATAATTATTGAATGTGGGAGGAGAGAAGCAGGCTCcaggctgaacctcccaaatccaggactctctggtccagcaacatccctatGGCCTTGCCCAAGAGCcacagaggctgggaaggggagccagctgggagaaaGTGAGGGCTGAGGAATCCCAGCCAGGTCAGCAACAGCTGGACTAAGGAactgcagggccatgtgggtCAGAGAGCCCAGGCCATGGCTGGGGAACCTCCCAGTGGCAATGGGGCCAGGCAACCGGAGAATCCACAGCAGCATCAGGTCCAGCCCAACAGGGGAACCCCAGGAAACCCCTGGTGGCTGGGATACCTTGATGGCTGGAGAGTCCTGGCCCTGGCAAGGGACTCCCCAGTGGCAACAAGGCAAGGTGGCAGCTGGAGAACCCCTAGAGGCAGCAGGACCGGCGGTGGCAGAGAGGCCCCACAGGAGAGCTCCAGGGAACCCTGGCACTAGCAGCCAAGTGGTCCCAGCTGGGAATCCTGACAATGACAGGAGCCCCACCTGGGTCAGAgttggcagggtggggagccctagCCTTTGAGGCCCCAGGGAAAGGAGCCAGAAACaggacagccagcaggggagcattaaccacccctggtctggcaaactccctgatCTGGGATtgctcaggtccccagggtgctggatcagggaggtccaatctgcaATTCAAGAGTTTATACAAGGTATCATCACTTAAAAGTTTCTAAATAAGCTTCCAAAAGCTTTATCTTTACCAGCATTATTGTGCTTGTGTGTAGCTTCAGTTTACACCTAATTCTATGCATGATTGTCAGTGCTTTCATTTGTACACTTTGGGTTCACACAGTGCATCATGTAGTGGTAGTGGTCTACTAAACTAGTACACTGAATAGTAGTGTGACTATTCTTATTTTTTTcactaacattttaaaatagttaagtTTGAGACAAAGTACAGCTTTGTAAAACAGTCCCGTTCATTTCATGTAGGTGAGTTTGTTTCCTGGGTTTGCATTAGCTTCCTGGAAATGTTTGCAATGGCAGAATTGTTTTTCTATAAGTTTGTGAGATCTTGGTTGTATATTTTTGTGAAAAAGATATTTGAAATGCTTTTGAGTTTCAATAGCAGATACTGAACATGTTGTAATTTGGTTCTAGTGAAAAGAAACAGGGTTTCAGGAACTTAGGGCCAGATCAAAGCAGCTGTGAAGCTATTTTCTTTTGGATAGTGAAGGTAGTACTGTTAATTATAAAGTATATAGTTATATTAAAACGTATGTTTTTGTTTGACTTGAAGAGTGCCTAGCAAGGCCCAGATCCTAAAAACACTTTATGTATGTTGCTATTTTAGTCATAGAAGTAATCACAGGATCTGGGCCTAAGCTTgatgttttatttgcatttagTCTTGCTAAGGTTTTCAATTTGCACTTAAACTTATTAACCCCATTTTTCTTTGAATTTATTTAAACAGTTGAGTCCTCTAGATGTCACTAAACCACCAACTTTGATCGTGTATTAAGTTAcaactctttattttttttatattacaCAGGTAAACAGAATGTGTTGATAATGGGTAGGAGGACTTGGTTCTCGATTCCTGAGAAGAATCGCCCTTTAAAAGATAGAATTAATATAGTGCTTAGTAGAGAGCTCAAGTAAGTACTAATCTTGATGATCTCATAAGTACATGATGATGAAGAAACATTCAAATTTAACTTTGATTATGTAGTGTGTTAACTTTGGAGTAAACACAGCTATGAAATGCCAGTCTTAAATTACCTGGAATCAtttgtaaaataatattttgtggaGAGGGATTGGGTAAGGaggtgaaggactagttgacaggatagtcaactagtcactctcctcccttccccccccccccctttgctgcctcttatcaTATAAAGGTagcaaagggtgggggagaaggaggagtacttcaaagctgcagtggatcctggggccagaccccaggctccgtgcggttctgccactttgaaatgccacatggagcccaagccagctggggtgtccccaggctgcacacggcatttcaaagtggcagcactgcatggagcccaggatcagctggggagtccccggctgactccaggctccgagcggtgctgccgctttgaaatgctgcaggcagCCCAGTGTTGGGTTCCTCAcggcattcaaagtggcagcattgcagggagcccagggccagcaggggagtccacagctgactTGAGGCTCCACCCAGCGCTTtggcctttgaactgtagcaacagttgtagggctgttgctacacttcaaaggcagaggtgccctatcaactaattgaatagtcaatgcaaaatgcattgactattcagtcagtatacccgatacttaacatctttAGGGTTGGAGATAAACAGAACATGCATCCTGTCTCTTATgtttctccttaaaaaaaaaaaaatcaacttctaCTAGATTACCTGCTTTCAATCTTGTTGATTTTGTATAGAAAATCCTTTTTGTGTTTGCCTGTCTATCAATCCTAAAAGTCTGTGCTTCCTGAGTCAAGGAACACCCATTCAAGTGTGTCTGGAAACAGCTCTAGATACAAAAcgtgtatctgcaaaaatgagtggATGCAGGTACATGTGGATATTAAGCAGAGATTGTATATTAGTAGGGCTCTGCAAACGtactgaggagaggggggaaatctctgggtatgtctacactaccccgctagttcgaactagcggggtaatgtaggcataccgcacttgctaatgaagcccgggatttgaatttcccgggcttcattagcataagcggggagccgccatttttaaatccccgctgcttcgaaccccgtgtagcgcggctacacggggctcgaactaggtagttcggactagggtgcctattccgaactaccggtacacctcgtttcacgaggtgtaccggtagttcggaataggcaccctagtccgaactacctagttcgagccccgtgtagccgcgctacacggggttcgaagcagcggggatttaaaaatggcggctccccgcttatgctaatgaagcccgggaaattcaaatcccgggcttcattagcaagtgcggtatgcctacattaccctcctagttcgaactaggagggtagtgtagacatacccacagacacTCATCAGCTAGGCACACACTCACTAGCAGTAGAATGATTGTGTGCAATACCTATCAAAAAATCTCTAGTAATAATTTATTACCCGACATAACCTAGTTATTCAAGAACATGAAATAACAGCCTAATCGTTGTCCATAATGTTTCTTTATATAAAGGGGAAAGATTAGGTTATTTCCAGGAAAGAAGGAAACTAATTTTATTCCCAGACATTTATGGATCATCGTAACGGCTACTGGATGGCTTAATGAGATGGAGGTGAAATGCTTGCCTGTGTCAACAGTTCAAATCCAGTCCCAACTGCAAAGAACCCTGTGCTGCAGTGTGTAATATACAAGCAGACTGCTTTGCTCACATGGAgcactattgaaatcaatgggtatCCATATGAGTTTGGCAGTCCTTCCTCATATTATACAGGGATAGTGGGATTGGCATAAAAAAGTGTTATCCTCTGAAATTTATTAATGTCCCATGTAATATAATCCAGTTCTCAGGGAACTGTTATTCCATTCACATACACATTACAATTGGAATTAATTAGCCAACTTGTTAGCCAGGTCTGGGTCTGGAAATTGTTTTACCCTCTTACCTTTGGAGCTGATGCCTCTAGAACATTACTGGGAGACAATCGTGGTTTGTTCTAAACCTGTTCCATGGATGACCCCAAAAATCACATTTCTGCAGTTTCTTGACTGCTTAGTAATTTCATTGCTTATGTTGctttggggtgaggagggggttcTCTTTAGCTCTGTTTTAATTTTGGGTATTAATAGCCTTTAAGGGGAAACATATAATTCCAGTTTCTTAGAGCCTTGCTCCATGCTTTTCTTAAGCTACATACTCCCTAGTCACAAGCAACTCcccttttaaattattaaatgttAACTTGTACACATCCATAACCAGAAGCTAACAAATGTAAATGTCTTGCAAGTTAAATAATTCCTACTTACTCTTTCTCCATTCTCCCCTATTTTGAGATGAGAAATTGACTCCTCCTATCCTGCTCAGTAGAAACAAATACAGTTAAATTGTAATCCATCCAAATTACATACTTCACCTGATTAATTCATAGTAAATTGGAGCCAAAATAAAAGTAGAAAGGAATCTCACTTGAGAAGAGTGAAATGCAGATTAGAGCTTTTCTTAAAGTGGTGagggtgtttgtttattttacataTAGTAGTTGGTGAAGTTAATATTCATAGCTTCTAGAGCAGCGCTTTTCATGCAAAGGTTGTTGGGTTTGGGTGATATAATTGTTTTCATTACTAAGGAGACAAGAAGCGCATTAAACGCGTCAGAAGCCAAAATTGTTAAATGGTTCGAGAGAATGTTTGAGAGAACAGACTGATTACCGGAAATCTGGTGGAGCAGGCACCCAAACAGTAAAGAGGAACAGCAGGGCAGAAGTATGTTTTTATCTAATTATAGCTACATTACATCGTGCGGCCCATAATTGGGTTAAGCAATGTCACACATCTGTTCCTAAATCTACAGCATTTAAAATTTTATGCAGTTATCCAAAATATGAACTTTTGTAAGAGAAAACCCTATTAGGGACACTAgatattgtttattttaacaaTCATATAACTGCaacaatttttagtggttacacagttactaaaatgttctccccacctccccagggGACAGGACCAGCAGCCAATACActctcagctcctggccccactcctgaggagccccatGCCACCTCaccctgctacctctgatacagaggcagcattgtGGGGCAGCAAGAGCCCCTGTCCAGAGGGGACCCAATCtccctgtgtcagaggcagcagtgtggggtggcaggcagctctccTGCATGCTCTTCATTTAGAAGTCATACCGACAGTCTGAGACTGAGCCAGCCTGAGTTTAAAATGCCGAGCatgcggggatggggggggatgTTGCAACTAACCGGGactattaactgataagcaattgcttatccGTGAAACAGCTGACTAGCCGCTAACATCCTTATAACCCGTTCAGCATTGCATCACCattacccagtgctttttttgtgacagtactgcccagtatgcagtaccggcacctccagtcagagctcaacaacttttcccctggagtaccggcactttttcttttttttaaaaacacaaaaaagcACTGCCATTACCCATTGTATTGGTCTATAAAGGGAAGGCCTAATTCTGCTCctcttaaaaagaaacaaaatacctGGACATAAACATGCAGCCTTCATGTCATACATAGTACTGTAGAGGGTTTATGGGCATTTGACTAGAACATAAAAAATGGCTGAAAACAttttatattgaaataaattTTACAAATCTTTTTCTTGAAATAGCCAAAGACCCACACAAACCTAATTTATTGTTAAGAGTTGTGTTCGTTGACAGAAGTTTAGTTCACCTAAAGTGATTTAAATATTGAATTGTTTGAGCATACTTTCTAATCTGACATTCAAATTAGTATAGTCCTCTTCAAGGAGAGGGAAGAATTAAAAtaacttgtttttattttggaTAGGGAGAGGATTGTTGTGTGTCTAGTTTCATTATGAAAAGTGTGATTTGTAGTAGAGGTCAAGTTGAAACAGAAGTCTAGTTGCTTGATTAGATTTATCAATCTAAGTCTCTTGCGTTAGATAAATAAACAACCCATACAAAATGTAAATCCCATAATTTATAATACAATGTAATTAAttacatttattaaaataaaatgctgaTTTGTAATGCAGAAGATTCTATTCCATTGTATGATGGGAATTtttaaacttatttaaaaaaacctaccTTCTTCAAGATGGTGCTAAATGTGAAATGTATTTGGATGTGTTTATAAACAAATTTAGACAAAATATAAAATATCTATTTAAATTACACTAATTGTTGTGTTGAACATACACTACAGATATTAaacaataaaattttatttttctaggGAAACCCCAAAAGGAGCACATTGTCTTGCCAAAAGTCTGGATGATGCTTTAGTTCTTCTCGACTCTCCAGAGTTAAAAAGTAAGATAGATGTAGTTTGGATCATTGGAGGCAGTTCCGTTTATAAGGTACAGTTGGAACTCCAAATTAATACTCTTTAAATGGTATTGTGAAAACATGAAGGCAGGAGCTAGGTGGCCAAGCAGTTATCCCATGCATACAATCACATGCAGTTGTAAGTGTATGGCAGAACTAGCACTGGGTACGCTTGAGCCCATATTGCCAAGTTCCCAGTGGACAGGCAGTTACTAGCAACAGTCTCTCAATATTTTACCTTTTACTACCTTATTTTTCAGAACTATGACTGTGACTGT is a genomic window containing:
- the DHFR gene encoding dihydrofolate reductase isoform X2, which produces MVRSLNSIVAVCQNMGIGKNGDLPWPPLRNEFKYFQRMTMMTTAEGKQNVLIMGRRTWFSIPEKNRPLKDRINIVLSRELKETPKGAHCLAKSLDDALVLLDSPELKSKIDVVWIIGGSSVYKAAMAKPVHQRLFVTRILHEFESDTFFPEIDLEKYKLLPEKEETQTGYDRSL